The following coding sequences are from one Lysinibacillus sp. FSL W8-0992 window:
- a CDS encoding ImmA/IrrE family metallo-endopeptidase, whose amino-acid sequence MQCSTHTEDFIKKLYTLIGILKPQQLLFHKISIRLRIQIFYWRDKSQALFSKTHVYIFLNEQLTPQQQWQDFCHELGHVLLHTGNQQRMYPLFREYQEYKANNFMYHACVPSFMLDELEPTELTVENVQRLFNVEYDFAFKRLEQYRSKKLLMLNWNRQNDNSIL is encoded by the coding sequence ATGCAATGTTCAACACATACTGAGGATTTTATTAAAAAGTTGTACACACTAATAGGTATACTTAAACCACAACAACTTCTATTTCATAAAATATCTATTCGACTTAGAATTCAAATTTTTTATTGGAGAGATAAGAGTCAAGCTTTATTCTCGAAAACTCATGTTTACATATTTTTAAATGAACAATTAACACCCCAGCAACAATGGCAAGATTTCTGCCATGAACTAGGTCACGTTCTCTTACATACAGGCAATCAACAACGCATGTATCCCCTATTCCGTGAATACCAAGAATATAAGGCCAACAACTTTATGTACCATGCCTGTGTCCCCTCTTTTATGCTGGATGAACTAGAGCCTACTGAACTGACTGTCGAGAATGTACAACGGCTATTTAATGTAGAATATGATTTTGCATTCAAACGATTGGAACAATACCGCAGTAAAAAGTTGCTTATGCTGAATTGGAATAGGCAGAACGATAACTCTATTTTATAG
- a CDS encoding helix-turn-helix domain-containing protein — protein MSLGELLKELRGDESLRDAAKRMDITFSYLAMLERGTDRRTGNAIKPTPETLQRIATAYHYDYIKLIDVAGLSDDPTYNPALKEPFPHNPSLQQWYKSLPNCNEKDVEKLKVIWEVLS, from the coding sequence TTGAGTTTAGGTGAGTTATTAAAGGAACTACGTGGTGATGAATCTTTACGTGATGCAGCAAAACGTATGGATATTACGTTTTCTTACTTGGCTATGCTTGAAAGAGGAACGGATCGTCGAACTGGCAATGCGATCAAACCAACACCTGAAACATTGCAACGCATTGCCACAGCCTATCATTATGATTACATAAAGCTAATTGACGTTGCAGGTTTGTCCGATGACCCTACTTATAATCCTGCATTAAAAGAACCTTTTCCCCACAATCCCTCATTACAGCAATGGTACAAGTCTCTTCCCAACTGTAATGAGAAAGATGTCGAGAAACTAAAAGTAATTTGGGAAGTACTTTCATAA